One Micropterus dolomieu isolate WLL.071019.BEF.003 ecotype Adirondacks linkage group LG23, ASM2129224v1, whole genome shotgun sequence DNA window includes the following coding sequences:
- the mpp1 gene encoding 55 kDa erythrocyte membrane protein isoform X2, with translation MQIYENQGAEVYANGSAGHMNGTEVTKMKEVAFEKNPSEPMGVTLKLNDKQRCTVARILHGGMIHRQGSLHEGDEIAEINGKSVTNQSVDQLQKILKETNGVVTMKIIPSLQGRSRACEMYMRAQFDYDPTKDDLIPCKEAGLKFQTGDIIQIINKQDPHWWQGRVDTSVADFAGLIPSPELQEWRVASKSKARAGSQSCSPFGKKKKCKDKYLAKHSSIFDQLDVISYEEVVQLPAFKRKTLVLIGAPGVGRSHIKNALLTKYPEKFSYPAPHTTRPQRKDEENGQEYYFISNDAMTKCISGNELLEYGSFQGNMFGTKIETIQKIHEQGKIALLDVEPQTLKVLRTADFAPLVVFIAPTDTAVQTENLQMIQKESDAILTTYRHFFDVVLVNNDVDETLKGVEEAMERATSTPQWVPVSWVY, from the exons ATGCAGATCTATGAGAATCAGGGGGCTGAGGTTTACGCCAATGGTAGTGCTGGACACATGAATGGAACAGAAGTGACCAAGATGAAAGAAGTAGCATTTGAAAAGAATCCTTCAGAGCCAATG GGGGTCACTCTGAAGCTGAACGACAAACAAAGATGCACTGTGGCCAGAATATTGCACGGGGGCATGATCCACAGACAAG GATCCTTACATGAAGGCGACGAAATAGCAGAAATCAATGGGAAAAGCGTGACAAACCAATCTGTAGATCAGCTACAAAAGATCCTG AAAGAAACCAATGGAGTAGTCACAATGAAGATCATTCCCAGCCTGCAGGGCCGATCTCGAGCCTGTGAG ATGTACATGAGGGCCCAGTTTGACTATGACCCCACCAAGGATGACCTCATCCCATGCAAAGAGGCAGGTCTGAAGTTTCAAACCGGTGACATCATTCAGATCATCAACAAGCAGGATCCGCACTGGTGGCAAGGCAGAGTTGATACCAGTGTTGCTGACTTCGCTGGACTGATACCCTCCCCAGAGCTCCAAGAATG GAGGGTGGCAAGTAAAAGCAAGGCCAGAGCGGGCAGTCAGTCCTGCAGCCCGTTTGGGAAGAAAAAGAAGTGCAAAGACAAGTACCTGGCGAAACACAGCTCTA TTTTTGACCAGCTGGATGTGATTTCTTATGAGGAGGTTGTTCAGCTCCCTGCTTTCAAAAGGAAAACGCTGGTGCTTATTG GTGCACCCGGCGTAGGGAGGAGCCATATCAAAAATGCACTTTTGACCAAATACCCTGAGAAATTTTCCTACCCTGCACCAC ACACCACCAGGCCCCAGCGTAAAGATGAGGAGAATGGACAGGAATATTATTTCATCTCCAATGACGCCATGACCAAGTGCATCTCCGGAAATGAGCTACTGGAGTACGGCAGCTTCCAGGGAAACATGTTTGGTACCAAAATTGAGACCATCCAGAAGATCCACGAGCAAGGCAAAATCGCTCTCCTGGATGTGGAACCACAG aCCTTGAAAGTCTTACGGACTGCTGACTTTGCACCTCTCGTGGTGTTCATCGCTCCGACCGACACAGCTGTCCAG ACGGAAAACCTGCAGATGATCCAGAAAGAGTCAGACGCCATTTTGACCACATATAGACACTTCTTCGATGTGGTTCTTGTCAATAACGACGTGGATGAAACGTTGAAAGGTGTGGAGGAGGCCATGGAGCGCGCCACCTCCACCCCACAGTGGGTCCCTGTATCATGGGTGTACTGA
- the mpp1 gene encoding 55 kDa erythrocyte membrane protein isoform X1 has protein sequence MTLKSNKNEPAVILDPVNSVRTALSDLYLEQLLQNKPKSDKVAMQIYENQGAEVYANGSAGHMNGTEVTKMKEVAFEKNPSEPMGVTLKLNDKQRCTVARILHGGMIHRQGSLHEGDEIAEINGKSVTNQSVDQLQKILKETNGVVTMKIIPSLQGRSRACEMYMRAQFDYDPTKDDLIPCKEAGLKFQTGDIIQIINKQDPHWWQGRVDTSVADFAGLIPSPELQEWRVASKSKARAGSQSCSPFGKKKKCKDKYLAKHSSIFDQLDVISYEEVVQLPAFKRKTLVLIGAPGVGRSHIKNALLTKYPEKFSYPAPHTTRPQRKDEENGQEYYFISNDAMTKCISGNELLEYGSFQGNMFGTKIETIQKIHEQGKIALLDVEPQTLKVLRTADFAPLVVFIAPTDTAVQTENLQMIQKESDAILTTYRHFFDVVLVNNDVDETLKGVEEAMERATSTPQWVPVSWVY, from the exons ATGACGTTAAAATCCAATAAAAACGAACCTGCTGTCATACTGGATCCTGTCAACAGCGTCCGGACAGCCCTCTCCGATCTGTACCTGGAGCAGCTCCTTCAAAACAAACCAAAGTCTGACAAG GTGGCTATGCAGATCTATGAGAATCAGGGGGCTGAGGTTTACGCCAATGGTAGTGCTGGACACATGAATGGAACAGAAGTGACCAAGATGAAAGAAGTAGCATTTGAAAAGAATCCTTCAGAGCCAATG GGGGTCACTCTGAAGCTGAACGACAAACAAAGATGCACTGTGGCCAGAATATTGCACGGGGGCATGATCCACAGACAAG GATCCTTACATGAAGGCGACGAAATAGCAGAAATCAATGGGAAAAGCGTGACAAACCAATCTGTAGATCAGCTACAAAAGATCCTG AAAGAAACCAATGGAGTAGTCACAATGAAGATCATTCCCAGCCTGCAGGGCCGATCTCGAGCCTGTGAG ATGTACATGAGGGCCCAGTTTGACTATGACCCCACCAAGGATGACCTCATCCCATGCAAAGAGGCAGGTCTGAAGTTTCAAACCGGTGACATCATTCAGATCATCAACAAGCAGGATCCGCACTGGTGGCAAGGCAGAGTTGATACCAGTGTTGCTGACTTCGCTGGACTGATACCCTCCCCAGAGCTCCAAGAATG GAGGGTGGCAAGTAAAAGCAAGGCCAGAGCGGGCAGTCAGTCCTGCAGCCCGTTTGGGAAGAAAAAGAAGTGCAAAGACAAGTACCTGGCGAAACACAGCTCTA TTTTTGACCAGCTGGATGTGATTTCTTATGAGGAGGTTGTTCAGCTCCCTGCTTTCAAAAGGAAAACGCTGGTGCTTATTG GTGCACCCGGCGTAGGGAGGAGCCATATCAAAAATGCACTTTTGACCAAATACCCTGAGAAATTTTCCTACCCTGCACCAC ACACCACCAGGCCCCAGCGTAAAGATGAGGAGAATGGACAGGAATATTATTTCATCTCCAATGACGCCATGACCAAGTGCATCTCCGGAAATGAGCTACTGGAGTACGGCAGCTTCCAGGGAAACATGTTTGGTACCAAAATTGAGACCATCCAGAAGATCCACGAGCAAGGCAAAATCGCTCTCCTGGATGTGGAACCACAG aCCTTGAAAGTCTTACGGACTGCTGACTTTGCACCTCTCGTGGTGTTCATCGCTCCGACCGACACAGCTGTCCAG ACGGAAAACCTGCAGATGATCCAGAAAGAGTCAGACGCCATTTTGACCACATATAGACACTTCTTCGATGTGGTTCTTGTCAATAACGACGTGGATGAAACGTTGAAAGGTGTGGAGGAGGCCATGGAGCGCGCCACCTCCACCCCACAGTGGGTCCCTGTATCATGGGTGTACTGA
- the LOC123963780 gene encoding uncharacterized protein LOC123963780 — MSSITVFPLPLPLPVERRGDEPTSVAMPPRVITQQHCLPQPPSPQQGSSTSVLRPLLALALLCMQLMWMRHMTSSTPAQGGLGGLLFDSGQYWYTRSGSTIVDYAIRANSINDTEIGSVTEGVFIQLGKIYPVIFDSPLNFQPSLIFLGASVTITCGPPPPGLSFVTNWTAEWTLNGISIPKDSEHNQLPVDKGVANLTVKHVFSVDKGLYQCLLTDSSKVFHGIIRQKFNITLQKKPLIQVTPIKKLVKCEVNVTVTCSVNSPYQVEFIGLPAKGTNITNTFSISSNLQNYTITCRVINHTEYSSNITLVLLKENFTCPNDPVFGNGTVDYTAEAPCEPNYVGAKTAVCKNNEWDDRQDNCILQVVQELLELSQVTLFSRSGPNSVGALGEI; from the exons ATGTCCAGCATCACTGTCTTCCCCCTCCCTCTTCCCTTGCCGGTCGAGCGGCGCGGCGATGAGCCCACGAGTGTGGCTATGCCACCTCGTGTGATCACCCAGCAACATTGTCTGCCACAGCCTCCCTCGCCTCAACAGGGGAGCAGCACG AGCGTGTTGCGGCCGCTGCTTGCGCTGGCCCTGCTCTGTATGCAGCTGATGTGGATGCGGCACATGACCTCGTCAACACCTGCACAGGGGGGACTGGGTGGCTTATTATTTGACTCTGGGCAG TACTGGTACACAAG GAGTGGAAGCACCATCGTTGACTATGCTATAAGAGCAAACTCTATAAATGATACGGAAATTGGCTCAGTCACAGAAGGGGTATTTATACAACTGGGAAAAATATACCCTGTGATATTTGACA gccCACTAAACTTTCAACCATCTCTAATCTTTTTGGGGGCAAGTGTGACTATAACATGCGGCCCTCCACCACCGGGTCTCAGTTTCGTCACCAACTGGACTGCAGAGTGGACACTTAACGGGATTTCAATACCCAAAGATAGTGAACACAACCAGTTACCAGTTGATAAAGGAGTAGCAAACTTAActgtgaaacatgtttttagCGTTGACAAAG GACTTTATCAATGTCTGCTGACAGACAGCAGTAAAGTTTTCCATGGAATTATCAGACAGAAATTCAATATAactttgcaaaaaaaacccTTGATCCAAGTGACACCAATCAAAAAACTGGTCAAATGTGAAGTGAACGTGACAGTGACGTGCTCTGTCAACAGCCCCTATCAGGTTGAGTTTATTGGCCTACCTGCTAAAG gCACAAACATCAccaatacattttcaatatcCAGTAACTTACAAAACTATACTATCACTTGTCGAGTGATAAACCATACGGAATATAGCAGCAACATAACACTGGTGTTACTCAAGGAGA ATTTTACATGTCCCAATGATCCTGTGTTTGGTAATGGAACTGTTGATTACACAGCTGAAGCTCCCTGCGAACCAAACTATGTGGGAGCAAAGACAGCAGTTTGTAAGAACAATGAATGGGATGATCGACAAGACAACTGCATCCTGCAAGTTGTCCAGGAGCTGCTCGAGCTGTCTCAGGTGACCTTGTTCAGCAGATCCGGCCCCAACAGTGTTGGAGCCCTAGGGGAGATTTGA